A window of the Armatimonadota bacterium genome harbors these coding sequences:
- a CDS encoding dihydrodipicolinate synthase family protein, translated as METPEAIRSGLIAPPHTPFTPDGNLDTSRIVRQADRFVRTGITGVFVCGSTGEGLSLTSAERRTVLEAWVAASAGRLVVIAHVGCTSAQEARELATHAKAVGADAIGALPPFYHSPATIEDLVRTMRFIADGAVDLPFYYYHIPMLSHVQLPMLAFADQAVEQIPNFAGIKYTHNHLVEYTALREAHPDLAMFWGLDELLVPAMSCGCVAAVGSCYNLAARFFLKMMAAYRGGDLQDALAHHQTAVQFVSKLLPLGVVPSQKAILAGLGLDLGPPRLPLRSPDPPEAARLFDAVSRLGLLDVEPQ; from the coding sequence ATGGAAACACCGGAAGCAATTCGGAGCGGGCTCATTGCACCACCACACACGCCGTTCACGCCGGATGGCAATCTGGACACGTCACGGATTGTACGCCAGGCCGACCGGTTTGTTCGCACCGGCATCACCGGGGTCTTCGTTTGCGGCAGTACCGGCGAGGGTCTTTCCCTCACATCCGCCGAGCGCCGGACCGTGCTCGAGGCCTGGGTTGCGGCTTCCGCAGGCCGCCTCGTCGTCATCGCGCATGTCGGCTGCACAAGCGCACAGGAAGCGCGGGAGCTCGCAACGCACGCGAAGGCAGTGGGCGCAGACGCGATAGGTGCGCTGCCACCGTTCTACCACAGCCCGGCTACCATTGAAGACCTCGTGCGGACGATGCGGTTTATCGCCGACGGTGCGGTTGATTTGCCATTCTACTACTATCACATTCCCATGTTATCGCACGTACAGCTCCCGATGCTGGCCTTCGCAGATCAGGCGGTAGAGCAGATACCGAACTTTGCCGGCATCAAGTACACGCACAACCACCTTGTGGAGTACACCGCGCTGCGCGAGGCGCATCCAGACCTTGCGATGTTCTGGGGTCTGGATGAACTTCTGGTTCCTGCAATGAGCTGCGGGTGCGTGGCCGCGGTGGGCAGCTGCTACAACCTCGCCGCACGGTTCTTCCTCAAGATGATGGCAGCTTACCGGGGTGGTGACCTGCAGGACGCGCTGGCACACCATCAAACCGCCGTACAGTTCGTCTCGAAGTTACTGCCGCTCGGCGTTGTGCCCTCCCAAAAGGCGATCCTGGCTGGGCTGGGTCTGGACCTCGGGCCGCCACGCCTGCCGCTTCGGTCGCCGGATCCCCCGGAGGCTGCGCGATTGTTCGATGCCGTCAGCAGGCTCGGTCTACTGGACGTGGAGCCGCAATAA
- a CDS encoding alpha-N-arabinofuranosidase has translation MEHLGACIYGGCWVGEQSRIPNTRGIRNDVIQALSEIRPAVIRWPGGCFADDYHWRDGVGLREHRPTTVNIHWGETLESNEFGTHEFLDLCRMTGAEPYLCGNVGSGSPRELRDWVEYCNYAGDSSLAQLRARNGSAEPFKVRFWGVGNELWGCGGNLSPEDYAADYRRYATFMRNYSGSQLHLIACGPNGNDLEWTRRFFARLRRDYGQGERVHGFAAHYYCGTAGSALEYTEDQWTELLARAAGIENLIRAQSAALREVDPDGEIGLIIDEWGTWHPATPGENPSFLWQQNTIRDALVAAITLNIFNNHAAVVTMANIAQTINVLQAVLLTEEDRLVRTPTWHVYRMFAPHQGADALRTQVDSELAPGRFDMPLVAASASSLARGSATLTLTNSSATCPVDVQLRAASGRVRITAAETLAAPGGDYHAHNTFQHPDAVASHPLQHDEESDVVTLPAASVTRLSVKL, from the coding sequence ATGGAGCATCTCGGCGCCTGCATCTACGGCGGATGCTGGGTTGGCGAACAGTCGCGCATTCCGAACACACGCGGCATACGCAATGATGTGATCCAGGCACTGTCGGAAATACGGCCGGCTGTAATCCGATGGCCGGGCGGCTGCTTTGCCGATGACTATCACTGGCGCGACGGGGTCGGCCTGCGCGAGCATCGGCCCACCACGGTGAATATCCACTGGGGCGAGACGCTGGAATCGAATGAATTCGGTACACACGAGTTCCTCGATCTGTGTCGCATGACCGGCGCGGAACCGTATCTGTGTGGCAACGTTGGCAGCGGTTCGCCTCGCGAGCTGCGCGATTGGGTTGAGTACTGCAACTATGCCGGCGACAGCTCGCTGGCGCAGCTTCGTGCGCGAAACGGGAGCGCCGAACCCTTCAAGGTGCGATTCTGGGGCGTGGGCAACGAGCTGTGGGGCTGCGGCGGTAACCTCTCGCCCGAGGATTATGCCGCAGATTATCGGCGTTACGCCACCTTCATGCGGAACTACAGCGGCAGTCAACTCCATCTGATTGCGTGCGGACCAAATGGCAATGACCTGGAATGGACGCGCCGATTCTTTGCCCGCCTCCGGCGCGACTACGGGCAAGGCGAGCGTGTGCATGGCTTCGCCGCGCACTACTACTGCGGCACCGCCGGCTCGGCACTGGAATACACCGAGGACCAGTGGACAGAGCTGCTGGCCAGGGCCGCCGGCATCGAGAACCTCATTCGGGCACAGTCGGCTGCGCTCCGCGAGGTCGACCCGGACGGTGAGATCGGCCTGATTATTGATGAGTGGGGCACATGGCATCCTGCAACGCCTGGCGAGAATCCCTCGTTCCTGTGGCAGCAGAACACCATCCGCGATGCTCTGGTCGCAGCCATTACGCTCAACATCTTCAACAATCATGCTGCAGTGGTGACCATGGCGAACATAGCGCAGACCATCAATGTACTGCAGGCGGTGCTGCTGACTGAGGAAGACCGCCTTGTTCGCACACCAACATGGCATGTGTACCGGATGTTCGCGCCGCATCAGGGCGCCGATGCGCTGCGAACACAGGTGGATTCCGAGCTGGCGCCCGGCCGGTTTGACATGCCGCTGGTGGCAGCTTCGGCCTCGAGCCTGGCACGCGGATCCGCCACATTGACGCTGACAAACAGCTCCGCCACGTGTCCGGTTGATGTTCAACTTCGCGCCGCGAGCGGCCGTGTCAGGATAACGGCGGCTGAGACGCTCGCAGCACCCGGTGGTGATTATCACGCGCACAACACGTTCCAGCATCCTGACGCTGTCGCCAGCCATCCGCTGCAACACGATGAGGAGAGTGACGTGGTCACACTACCCGCCGCATCGGTGACGCGCCTAAGCGTCAAGCTGTAG
- a CDS encoding glycoside hydrolase family 127 protein, whose translation MRIRFLPHATLVTALLTTSITAVPLLAQQPRTANLTEIPLTSVTIGKGFWAPRQKAIRRVSLPHSLNMLKQAGNLTDFRLAAANIHSGYSGPVFMDSDVYKVIEAVSYSLATHPDPGMEAQVEAIVRLIAAAQRPDGYLDTWYEVNHPGVEYVNLRDNHEMYCAGHMFEAAVAWYQATRHRDLLNVATRLADHLSSIFGSGPGKRMGYPGHPEIELALMKLYRVTGRRRYFRLARFFIMNRGTKFFATEHHTALSQYDGTYWLDNQRIVDRRVLQGHAVRAGYLMAGATDVAAMTHDETLLTALRRIWDNTTEKRMYVTGGVGSTGSNEGFTTDYDLPNQSAYQETCASVAMILWAHRMNLLFGDGRYADEMERALYNGMLDGVSLDGHTFFYGNPLACPGGYARSGWFSCACCPPNAARTIAALGEYVAASGPGSIYLNLFVQGTVQTRVDGEPVTLAVKTVYPWSGLVEIRVQLKKPGRFALNLRAPGWCRGEKVRVNGSLMPPAVKRGYIAIDRVWRNGDSVRYYMPMPVRRIQANPLVKNDVGKVALARGPLIYCLEGVDQSAPVAALALPVQSALTCAYDAHLLNGVVTIAGTGETQGSRDWPGGLYETASSVKRVPIRAIPWYCWDNRTPDAMEIWIPEQPPAPIYGTLERSAQVSMSYVSGNCQPWGINNGRDPASSGQQPPALCHWWPHKGTAEWVQYTWKHPVTIDSSQVYWFDDTGRGECRLPASWRLMYRTASGWAPVSRSDQNAGWPIRDDGWCRVSFQPVVTTALRLELQLKPDWAAGIQQWRVSGPDTFRDTD comes from the coding sequence GTGAGAATCCGCTTTCTGCCGCACGCTACGCTTGTTACTGCGCTTCTGACCACCTCGATTACGGCTGTGCCGCTCCTGGCTCAGCAGCCGCGGACGGCGAACCTCACCGAGATCCCGCTCACCAGCGTGACCATCGGTAAGGGCTTCTGGGCGCCAAGGCAAAAGGCGATCCGGCGGGTGTCGCTACCGCACAGCCTCAATATGCTCAAACAGGCCGGCAACCTTACCGATTTTCGGTTAGCGGCTGCCAACATTCACAGCGGCTATTCGGGTCCAGTCTTCATGGACTCCGATGTGTATAAAGTGATCGAGGCCGTCTCGTACTCGCTGGCTACCCACCCCGACCCGGGCATGGAAGCGCAAGTAGAGGCGATCGTGCGCCTGATAGCCGCCGCTCAGAGGCCCGACGGCTACCTGGACACCTGGTACGAGGTAAACCACCCCGGCGTGGAGTATGTGAACCTGCGCGACAATCACGAGATGTACTGCGCAGGACACATGTTTGAGGCCGCTGTCGCGTGGTACCAGGCAACGCGTCACCGCGATCTGTTGAATGTGGCGACGCGCCTGGCCGATCACCTCTCTTCCATATTCGGCTCCGGGCCCGGCAAGCGCATGGGCTATCCCGGCCATCCGGAAATCGAATTGGCGCTGATGAAGCTCTACCGTGTAACCGGCAGGCGACGTTACTTCCGCCTGGCGCGCTTTTTTATCATGAATCGTGGCACAAAGTTCTTTGCCACGGAGCACCACACAGCGTTGTCGCAGTACGACGGTACGTACTGGCTCGATAATCAACGCATCGTCGACCGTCGCGTCTTGCAGGGACATGCCGTGCGAGCCGGATACTTGATGGCCGGCGCCACCGATGTCGCCGCTATGACGCACGACGAAACGCTGTTGACGGCCCTTCGCCGCATTTGGGACAACACCACCGAGAAGCGGATGTATGTTACGGGCGGGGTGGGGTCCACCGGGTCAAACGAAGGCTTCACCACGGACTACGACCTGCCGAACCAGAGCGCGTATCAGGAGACCTGCGCCTCTGTCGCCATGATTCTGTGGGCGCACAGGATGAATCTGCTGTTTGGCGACGGCCGATATGCCGACGAGATGGAGCGCGCGCTCTACAATGGGATGCTCGATGGAGTCTCGCTGGATGGCCATACTTTCTTCTATGGCAACCCATTGGCGTGTCCCGGCGGCTACGCCCGTTCCGGCTGGTTCTCATGTGCATGCTGCCCGCCGAATGCCGCACGGACGATTGCGGCTCTCGGCGAGTATGTTGCCGCCTCTGGCCCAGGATCCATCTACCTGAACCTGTTTGTGCAGGGCACCGTACAGACGCGCGTCGATGGAGAGCCCGTAACACTTGCAGTGAAGACCGTCTATCCCTGGAGCGGGCTCGTGGAGATTCGGGTTCAGCTCAAGAAACCGGGTCGCTTCGCTCTCAATCTGCGGGCTCCGGGGTGGTGCCGCGGTGAGAAGGTGCGCGTCAATGGCAGCCTGATGCCGCCGGCGGTCAAGCGCGGTTATATCGCAATCGATCGCGTGTGGCGTAACGGCGATTCGGTGCGTTACTACATGCCGATGCCGGTCCGGCGGATTCAGGCAAATCCGCTCGTGAAGAATGACGTCGGCAAAGTCGCGCTGGCACGTGGTCCACTAATATACTGCCTGGAGGGCGTCGACCAGTCGGCGCCGGTCGCCGCCCTGGCGCTGCCTGTACAGAGCGCGCTTACCTGCGCCTACGATGCCCACCTTTTGAATGGCGTGGTCACCATAGCCGGAACGGGAGAGACGCAGGGCTCTCGGGATTGGCCCGGCGGTCTCTACGAGACGGCATCGAGCGTAAAGCGCGTTCCAATCCGCGCGATTCCGTGGTATTGCTGGGATAATCGCACGCCGGACGCTATGGAGATCTGGATTCCGGAACAGCCGCCGGCTCCGATCTACGGCACGTTGGAGCGGTCAGCACAAGTCAGCATGTCGTATGTGAGCGGTAACTGCCAGCCCTGGGGAATCAACAACGGGCGTGACCCTGCCAGCTCTGGTCAGCAGCCGCCGGCGCTGTGCCACTGGTGGCCGCATAAAGGCACAGCTGAGTGGGTGCAGTACACGTGGAAGCATCCCGTTACCATCGACTCGTCGCAGGTCTACTGGTTTGATGACACCGGGCGCGGTGAGTGCCGCCTGCCGGCCTCCTGGCGACTCATGTACCGTACCGCCAGCGGCTGGGCGCCTGTATCCCGTTCGGACCAGAATGCCGGTTGGCCAATCCGGGATGATGGATGGTGCCGCGTTTCGTTTCAACCGGTCGTTACAACCGCACTACGGTTGGAGCTGCAGCTGAAGCCGGATTGGGCGGCCGGCATCCAGCAGTGGCGAGTATCCGGGCCCGATACTTTCCGCGATACGGATTAA
- a CDS encoding DUF4382 domain-containing protein, with protein sequence MKTRTALALLVLAAIGLAGCGGGGGTGSSGGPGATRSAAINTWMTDTPGSPYTHVWVTLYHVELATAHGAPLSAWSDPSGVVVDLASLHDSHGPLFAFLGSGSVTPGIYTMARVVLGADATVFTSASPSGQVVPISGQSAGSGQVAVSFNLKSPRTESSGSDDIAIDFNLAGFMITGGKLATAMSEGDESGISDESRQTPREWDGSVSGLSGTAPNLSFSLQAASGEVIQVDVNQGTVVYNSDASPSPVLANGELVEVFGIRNTSLHAVEATAVQIDVAGSGDSDTAVAVRGAPTNVLPSAGSFQVTVGSCRHLLPQLSTVNVLVTANTVLRDDGGVIETPAAFFSILGGSLGVKVVGSYDSSSNTITAFLCRIDQSHEAGEVELSGPVSTIDLAQASFTVQTRTQWDGFINPGGSLLVQTVAGTAYRLKGQPITMAAFFAQLKAGESVRVHGTLSGTSVTAATVDIGSD encoded by the coding sequence ATGAAAACTCGAACTGCCCTGGCGCTATTGGTGCTTGCCGCCATTGGGCTTGCCGGATGCGGCGGTGGCGGCGGTACCGGCTCAAGTGGCGGCCCTGGCGCAACCCGTTCGGCCGCTATCAACACGTGGATGACGGATACGCCAGGTTCGCCATACACGCACGTCTGGGTAACCCTGTATCACGTGGAACTGGCCACGGCCCACGGCGCGCCTCTATCGGCATGGTCCGATCCATCCGGAGTCGTCGTCGACCTGGCGTCGCTGCACGACTCCCATGGCCCGCTCTTCGCATTCCTCGGCTCCGGTAGCGTTACGCCCGGTATCTACACAATGGCGCGCGTTGTGCTTGGAGCTGATGCAACCGTCTTCACCTCGGCATCGCCAAGCGGGCAGGTTGTACCGATCAGCGGGCAGAGTGCAGGCAGCGGGCAGGTTGCAGTTTCGTTCAACCTGAAGAGTCCACGCACCGAATCCTCCGGCAGCGACGATATTGCCATCGACTTCAACCTTGCCGGGTTCATGATCACGGGCGGGAAACTCGCCACCGCCATGAGCGAGGGGGACGAGAGCGGAATCTCCGACGAATCGCGCCAAACCCCACGTGAGTGGGATGGCTCCGTTTCCGGCCTCAGCGGCACGGCCCCGAACCTGTCATTCTCGCTGCAGGCCGCCTCGGGCGAAGTCATACAGGTCGATGTGAATCAGGGCACGGTCGTCTACAACTCCGATGCATCGCCGAGCCCTGTACTGGCGAACGGTGAGTTGGTGGAGGTGTTCGGCATCCGCAACACCAGCCTGCATGCCGTCGAGGCGACGGCGGTCCAGATTGATGTCGCGGGCAGCGGGGACAGCGACACCGCCGTCGCAGTACGCGGAGCGCCGACCAACGTCCTTCCAAGCGCTGGATCATTTCAAGTGACCGTGGGCAGCTGCCGGCATCTGCTGCCTCAGCTATCCACCGTCAACGTATTGGTTACCGCCAACACCGTTCTGCGCGACGACGGCGGTGTGATTGAGACGCCTGCCGCCTTCTTCAGCATACTCGGCGGTTCGCTGGGCGTGAAGGTGGTTGGTTCGTACGACAGCAGTTCCAACACGATCACGGCATTTCTGTGCCGGATCGATCAGTCGCACGAGGCCGGGGAGGTGGAACTCAGCGGGCCGGTGTCGACCATCGATCTTGCTCAGGCATCGTTCACCGTGCAAACCCGTACCCAGTGGGATGGTTTCATCAATCCGGGCGGATCTCTTCTGGTTCAAACCGTGGCTGGTACGGCCTACCGTCTGAAGGGACAGCCAATTACCATGGCGGCTTTCTTCGCACAGCTCAAGGCCGGCGAGAGCGTGCGCGTGCACGGCACGCTCTCCGGCACTTCCGTGACTGCGGCGACGGTGGATATCGGCTCCGACTGA
- the hpt gene encoding hypoxanthine phosphoribosyltransferase, which produces MSGCNASQASADELTVHELISARDVARRVQELGDAVSAVNRSGPLHLVVVLHGAFFFAAELARAISVPLTFDFIRVASYSGAQSGTLRLLQDLTEPIGDRDVLIVEDIVDTGQTLEWLLARMLPVAPRSLRSCALLSRRHRAERVCTPDFVGFEIGPEFVVGCGLDYNGRFRELEYVGTIDLAATPEICVRVR; this is translated from the coding sequence GTGAGCGGGTGCAACGCATCACAAGCCTCCGCGGATGAGTTGACTGTTCATGAACTGATATCCGCGCGCGACGTGGCGCGCCGGGTTCAGGAACTTGGCGACGCTGTATCCGCAGTGAATCGCAGTGGACCGCTGCACCTGGTGGTAGTGCTTCATGGGGCGTTCTTTTTTGCAGCAGAGCTGGCTCGCGCCATTTCGGTACCGCTCACTTTCGACTTCATCCGCGTCGCCAGCTACAGCGGCGCGCAATCCGGCACTCTGCGCCTCTTACAGGACCTGACTGAACCGATAGGCGACCGCGACGTGTTGATTGTTGAGGATATTGTCGATACCGGACAGACGCTGGAGTGGCTGCTGGCACGCATGCTTCCTGTGGCGCCACGAAGCCTGCGGAGCTGTGCGCTGCTGAGCCGCAGACACAGAGCCGAACGCGTCTGCACGCCGGATTTCGTAGGCTTTGAAATCGGTCCGGAGTTCGTGGTGGGCTGCGGGCTGGATTACAACGGGCGGTTTCGCGAGCTCGAGTATGTAGGCACAATCGATTTGGCTGCCACGCCGGAGATTTGCGTACGCGTTCGGTAG
- a CDS encoding S9 family peptidase, which yields MEKRGPIHYPAAPRGTVVDEYGAVRVPDPYRWLEDANSPETHAWIEAENQLTFGWLDKVPGRARILHRLQKLWNYERYGMPEHRAGHYFFSKNDGLQNQAVLYTSYGLKGEPRVLIDPNKLSADGTVALGSIVPSWDGKYIAYSVQSAGSDWMEWKVRDVATGEDTSDDIKWSKFSGASWTHDNRGFFYSAYDAPDPQAKLQAANYYQKLYYHRLGTPQSADTLIYQSKKNKDWGFDGSVTDDGHYLIITVWVGTETRNRVYYQDLGNPLQPSIPAGGGKVVKLLDGFDAQYNFIGNVGPKFFFSTDLGAPMKRVISIDIQHPEARHTVVAEQSDAIDGASMVGGRIIVSYLKDASSRVRIFSETGAPAGEIKLPAIGYATGFSGTSLDKETFYSFTSFTRPNTIYRYDIATGRSYLYKRPTVDFEPANYVVRQVFYHSKDGTRVPMFLVYKKGVVRNGKNPVYLYGYGGFDISITPFFSPSIPVWLDMGGIFAVANIRGGGEYGEAWHKAGMKHKKQNVFDDFIAAAQWLISNRYTSTPKLSIGGGSNGGLLVGACETQRPDLFAAAVPEVGVMDMLRFNKFTIGWGWQSEYGSPENPADFKVLRAYSPLQNIHKGTHYPATLVTTSDHDDRVVPAHSFKFTAEMQWAQAGPNPVLIRIETRAGHGGGKPISKILEETADRWAFLSKVLDVPVPKEW from the coding sequence CTGGAGAAGCGTGGTCCGATCCACTATCCAGCAGCGCCTCGCGGCACCGTCGTAGATGAGTACGGCGCCGTGCGTGTGCCGGATCCTTACCGCTGGTTGGAAGATGCCAATTCACCCGAAACGCACGCCTGGATTGAGGCGGAGAACCAGTTGACCTTCGGCTGGCTGGACAAGGTTCCCGGCCGCGCGCGAATTCTCCATCGGCTCCAGAAGCTCTGGAACTATGAGCGCTACGGCATGCCCGAGCATCGGGCCGGACACTACTTCTTCAGCAAAAACGATGGACTGCAGAATCAGGCGGTTCTCTACACCAGCTACGGCTTGAAGGGCGAGCCACGCGTGCTCATCGATCCCAACAAACTGAGCGCCGATGGAACTGTGGCTCTGGGCTCAATAGTCCCGAGCTGGGACGGTAAGTACATTGCCTACAGCGTGCAGTCTGCGGGCTCAGACTGGATGGAGTGGAAAGTTCGCGACGTGGCCACCGGTGAAGACACCAGTGACGACATCAAATGGAGCAAGTTTTCAGGCGCAAGCTGGACGCACGATAACAGGGGCTTCTTCTACAGTGCGTACGACGCGCCGGATCCGCAGGCCAAACTCCAGGCCGCCAACTACTATCAGAAGCTGTATTACCACCGCCTCGGTACGCCGCAATCCGCCGATACACTGATCTATCAGAGCAAAAAGAACAAGGACTGGGGATTCGACGGCAGCGTAACCGATGACGGTCACTACCTCATCATCACCGTGTGGGTTGGCACGGAAACAAGGAATCGCGTCTACTATCAGGATCTCGGGAATCCCCTCCAGCCATCCATTCCGGCCGGCGGCGGAAAAGTTGTCAAGCTGCTCGATGGCTTCGACGCCCAGTACAACTTCATTGGCAACGTTGGACCGAAGTTCTTCTTCTCCACCGATCTTGGCGCGCCGATGAAGCGCGTCATCTCCATCGATATCCAGCATCCCGAAGCACGACACACGGTGGTCGCCGAGCAGTCGGACGCGATCGACGGAGCTTCGATGGTGGGTGGCCGGATCATCGTCTCGTACCTGAAGGACGCAAGTTCACGCGTACGCATCTTCAGCGAAACCGGCGCGCCGGCGGGCGAGATCAAACTGCCGGCTATCGGGTACGCGACGGGCTTTTCCGGAACGTCGCTCGACAAGGAGACCTTCTACTCGTTTACAAGTTTCACACGTCCGAATACCATCTATCGCTACGATATTGCCACCGGGCGGAGCTACCTTTACAAACGGCCAACGGTCGACTTCGAGCCGGCCAACTATGTGGTTCGCCAGGTGTTCTATCACAGCAAAGATGGCACGCGCGTACCCATGTTTCTGGTCTACAAAAAGGGCGTGGTACGCAACGGTAAGAACCCCGTGTACCTGTACGGGTACGGCGGTTTCGACATCTCGATCACGCCGTTCTTCTCACCCTCCATACCGGTATGGCTGGATATGGGCGGGATATTCGCCGTGGCGAATATCCGCGGTGGTGGTGAGTATGGAGAGGCATGGCACAAGGCAGGCATGAAGCACAAGAAGCAGAACGTTTTTGATGACTTCATCGCCGCCGCGCAGTGGCTGATCTCCAACCGTTACACCTCGACACCGAAGCTTTCGATTGGTGGTGGCAGCAACGGTGGGCTTTTGGTGGGCGCCTGCGAAACCCAGCGGCCGGACCTGTTTGCAGCAGCCGTCCCAGAGGTCGGTGTGATGGACATGCTCCGCTTCAACAAGTTCACCATCGGCTGGGGTTGGCAATCCGAGTATGGTTCGCCTGAGAATCCGGCCGATTTCAAGGTTCTGCGTGCTTACTCACCGCTCCAGAACATTCATAAGGGCACGCACTATCCCGCCACCCTGGTTACAACCAGCGATCACGATGATCGGGTGGTACCGGCCCACAGCTTCAAGTTCACCGCCGAAATGCAGTGGGCGCAGGCGGGGCCAAACCCCGTCCTCATCCGCATAGAAACACGCGCCGGGCACGGTGGCGGGAAGCCGATCTCCAAAATCCTGGAAGAAACGGCCGATCGCTGGGCGTTTCTCTCCAAGGTGCTGGACGTGCCGGTTCCGAAGGAGTGGTAG
- a CDS encoding phytanoyl-CoA dioxygenase family protein, translated as MLTDVSQEQIERYQRDGFLIIPNFLTDGELNTWRSVTDEAVEQRLEAAAKSDGLDRTAWTNQADPNNFYAQVFVQCVRLADTHAGMADLMLDPRLGRMAGSLAGVDGIRIWHDQALYKQPWGNPTGWHLDNPYWSFTSPDSLSIWVALDDATLANGCLWYLPGTHKQFTGKNAGISTNQRSLFDSYPEWEKLDAVPADCAAGSAVFHNGRTAHGAGANMTPRPRRAMTCAYMPDGSTFNGTQNVLPPDYFAALKPGDVLNNDRQNPLIWHR; from the coding sequence ATGCTTACGGATGTGTCGCAGGAGCAGATTGAGCGTTACCAGCGTGATGGCTTCCTCATCATACCGAATTTTCTGACCGACGGCGAGTTGAACACGTGGCGCAGCGTAACGGATGAGGCCGTGGAACAGCGCCTGGAGGCTGCCGCCAAATCCGACGGTCTCGACCGAACGGCCTGGACCAACCAGGCAGATCCCAACAACTTCTACGCGCAGGTTTTTGTACAGTGCGTGCGCCTCGCCGATACGCACGCCGGCATGGCGGACCTGATGCTCGACCCGCGACTTGGACGAATGGCCGGTTCGCTCGCCGGCGTCGACGGAATACGGATCTGGCACGACCAGGCGCTCTACAAGCAGCCATGGGGCAATCCAACGGGATGGCATCTGGATAACCCGTACTGGTCATTCACATCGCCGGATTCACTCTCAATCTGGGTCGCTCTAGACGACGCGACGCTCGCGAACGGATGCCTCTGGTACCTGCCCGGAACCCATAAGCAGTTCACCGGCAAAAACGCCGGTATCAGCACGAATCAGCGCAGCCTGTTCGACAGCTACCCGGAGTGGGAAAAGCTGGATGCCGTCCCGGCCGACTGCGCCGCCGGCAGCGCCGTGTTTCACAATGGCCGCACGGCACACGGAGCCGGCGCCAATATGACTCCACGACCGCGGCGCGCTATGACTTGCGCCTACATGCCCGACGGTAGTACGTTCAACGGTACACAGAACGTACTGCCGCCAGACTATTTTGCTGCCCTCAAGCCTGGCGACGTGCTGAACAACGATCGTCAGAACCCTTTGATCTGGCATAGGTAG
- the fdhD gene encoding formate dehydrogenase accessory sulfurtransferase FdhD, giving the protein MKTVDGSTPVHRYCGSASARCEFDTVPVEAPIEICAGIVSAGRRTHLPLGITLRTPGADVDLVTGWLFAEGVVDRMADIMSLECGGDDHGDRVVAELSPGASARAAGRSRSSTSTAACGACSHGSLVTLAETPAPPVPNSVTFGPAELCAVPHQVRSRQPHFARTGGVHAAALFQPDGTVLAVGEDIGRHNALDKVIGSHLRAGKAFDGLGVFLSGRSGYELIQKAARAQLELVASVGAPSSLAIQLANRCGVTLVGFLRGDEFNVYTHADRIQANSPAEVRDEA; this is encoded by the coding sequence GTGAAAACCGTGGACGGCTCAACTCCCGTCCACCGGTACTGCGGTTCCGCATCCGCCCGGTGCGAATTCGACACGGTACCGGTTGAAGCGCCGATCGAGATTTGCGCCGGCATTGTTTCCGCGGGCCGACGTACGCACCTCCCACTGGGAATAACCTTGCGCACACCCGGCGCCGATGTGGACCTGGTTACCGGCTGGCTCTTCGCCGAAGGTGTGGTTGACCGTATGGCCGATATCATGTCGCTGGAGTGTGGTGGCGATGACCATGGTGACCGAGTGGTAGCCGAGTTGTCGCCCGGCGCATCGGCACGGGCAGCGGGACGAAGCCGCTCCTCCACATCCACGGCCGCTTGTGGCGCCTGCAGCCATGGGTCGCTCGTCACGCTCGCGGAGACGCCGGCGCCACCGGTGCCCAATTCGGTAACGTTTGGGCCTGCCGAGTTGTGCGCCGTGCCGCATCAAGTGCGCAGCCGCCAGCCTCACTTCGCACGGACAGGCGGAGTGCACGCGGCCGCGCTCTTTCAGCCCGACGGAACTGTGCTGGCGGTGGGCGAGGACATCGGCCGTCATAACGCGCTGGACAAAGTCATCGGGTCGCATCTGCGCGCCGGCAAAGCGTTTGACGGTCTCGGCGTGTTCCTGAGTGGCAGGTCGGGATACGAGCTGATACAAAAGGCGGCACGCGCCCAACTCGAACTGGTCGCCTCGGTAGGCGCTCCAAGCAGTCTGGCAATTCAGTTAGCGAACCGGTGTGGCGTAACGTTGGTCGGTTTCCTGCGAGGAGACGAGTTTAACGTATACACCCACGCCGACCGCATACAGGCGAATTCGCCTGCGGAGGTACGTGATGAAGCTTAG